In Aerococcaceae bacterium zg-252, the genomic window AACGTTAACGTGTTAGATGTAATGAATTATGATACATTAATCATTACAAAAGCTGCACTTACTACAGTAGAGGAGGCTTTAGCATAATGCAATTATCAGAAGTAGTATTACGTCCGATTATTACTGAACAAACAGTTCGTTTAATGGATGAAAATAAATATACTTTCGAAGTTGACCGTCGTGCGAATAAAACTCACGTGAAACAAGCGGTAGAAGCAATGTTCGAAGGTGTTAAAGTTGCTAAAGTAAACACAATTAATGTTGACGGTAAAGCTAAACGTATGGGTCGTTACCAAGGTTTCACTCGTAAATACAAAAAAGCAATCGTAACATTAAAACCAGAATCAAAAACAATCGAATTGTTTGGCCAAGAAGCTGAATAATTTAATTCAAGAAATATGAAGAAATAGGAGGGAATTTAAGTGGCTATTAAACATTACAAACCGACCTCTAACGGCCGTCGTAATATGACAGGCTATGATTTCTCAGAAATTACAGCTTCTAAGCCAGAGAAATCTCTATTATCAAGCCAAAAACAAAAAGCAGGTCGTAATAACCAAGGTAAAATCACAGTTCGTCACCAAGGTGGTGGAAATAAACGTGCTTACCGTGTGATCGACTTCAAACGTAATAAAGATGGTGTTATCGGAACAATCGCTACAATCGAGTACGATCCAAACCGTTCAGCAAACATCGCTTTAGTACATTATGAAGACGGTATTAAAACATACATTATCGCACCTAAAGGCTTGAAAGTAGGTCAAAAAATTGAGTCAGGTGCTGATGCAGATATTCAAATCGGAAATGCATTGCCATTAGCAAACATTCCAGTAGGTTCTGTTATCCACAATATCGAATTAAAACCTGGTAAAGGTGCTCAGTTAATTCGTTCAGCAGGAACAAGTGCTCAAGTATTAGGTCACGAAGGTAAATACACTTTAGTTCGTTTGAACTCAGGTGAAGTGCGTATGATTTTATCAACTTGTCGTGCAACAATCGGTACTGTTGGTAATGAACAACACGAATTAATTAACATTGGTAAAGCAGGTCGTTCTCGTTGGATGTCTAAACGTCCTGAAGTACGTGGATCTGTAATGAACCCGAATGATCACCCACACGGTGGTGGTGAAGGTCGTGCACCTATCGGTCGTAAATCTCCAATGTCACCATGGGGTAAACCAACACTTGGTAGAAAAACTCGTAATACTAAGAAAAAATCTAGCAAGTTAATCATCCGTGGACGTAAAAAATAGAAACTAGATAATATCGAAAAAACCGAAGGGAGGCTACACTGTGAGTCGTAGTTTGAAAAAAGGGCCTTTCGTTGATGCTCATTTAATGAAAAAAGTTGAAGAGCAAAATGAAAGCAGCAAAAAACAAGTAATCAAGACATGGTCACGTCGTTCAACAATCTTCCCTAATTTTATTGGGTTAACAATTGCTGTATATGATGGACGCAAACATGTACCAGTGTATGTTCAAGAAGATATGGTTGGACATAAATTAGGTGAATTTGTCCCAACTCGTACATATAAAGGACATGCTGCTGACGATAAAAAGACTAAGAAACGCTAATTGAAGGAGGAATAAAAGATGTCAGAACAAATTACATCTGCAAAAGCAATCGCTAAAACAGTTCGTATTGCCCCTCGTAAGGTTCGTTTAGTAGTCGATCTTATTAGAGGTAAGCAAATTGGTGAAGCAATGGCGATTTTAAAATTCACGCCAAGAGCTGCATCTCCAATTGTAGAAAAAGTATTAAAATCAGCTATTGCAAATGCTGAACATAACTATGATTTAGATTTAGAAAACTTATACGTAAGTGAAGCGTACGTTAATGAAGGACCAACACTTAAACGTTTCCGTCCACGTGCGAAAGGATCAGCTTCGCCAATCAACAAACGTACAAGCCACATTACAGTTGTGGTATCAGAAAAAGAGGAGGCTTAATCAATGGGTCAAAAAGTACATCCAATTGGTATGCGTGTAGGCATCATCCGTGATTGGGATGCTAAATGGTATGCTGATAAACAGTATGCTGAATTTTTACACGAAGATTTACGCATCCGTAAATTCTTATACAAAAAATTAGCAGATGCCTCTGTATCAACAATTCAAATCGAACGTGCATCTAACCGTGTTGTTGTGACTATCCACACTGCTAAACCAGGTATGGTTATCGGTAAAGGTGGCGCTGAAGTTGATGCAATTCGCGCTGAATTAAATAAATTAACAGACAAAAAAGTACACATTAACATTGTGGAAATTAAAAAACCTGAATTAGACGCAAAATTAGTTGCTGAAGACATTGCGCGTCAATTAGAAAACCGTGTAGCATTCCGTCGTGCTCAAAAACAAGCGATTCAACGTACAATGAAAGCTGGCGCTCAAGGAATTAAAACAATGGTTTCTGGTCGTTTAAATGGTGCAGATATGGCTCGTACTGAAAGCTATTCTGAAGGAACTGTTCCTTTACATACATTACGTTCAGACATTGACTACGCTTGGGAAGAAGCAGATACTACATACGGTAAATTAGGAATTAAAGTATGGATTTGTCGTGGTGAAATCTTACCACAACGCAACAACTCTGAGAAAGGAGGGAACTAATCAATGTTAGTACCAAAACGTGTAAAACACCGTCGTGAATTCCGTGGTAAAATGCGTGGAGAAGCAAAAGGTGGTAAACAAATCGATTTCGGGACTTATGGTTTACGTGCAACTGAATCTCACTGGATTACAAACCGTCAAATCGAAGCAGCCCGTATTGCAATGACTCGTTACATGAAACGTGGTGGGAAAGTATGGATTAAAATCTTCCCTCACAAATCTTATACTGCAAAAGCTATCGGGGTTCGTATGGGTTCTGGTAAAGGGGCACCTGAAGGTTGGGTTGCACCAGTTAAACGCGGTAAAATTATGTTTGAAGTAGCTGGTGTTTCTGAAGAGATTGCACGTGAAGCATTACGTTTAGCGTCTCACAAATTGCCAGTGAAAACTAAATTCGTAAAACGTGAAGAATATGGTGGTGAATCGAATGCAAATTAAAGATATTAGAGAATTATCCACTGCTGAAATGGTAGCGAAAGAGCAAGAATTTAAGAAAGAATTATTTAATCTTCGATTCCAATTAGCAACTGGACAATTAGAAAACACTGCCCGTTTACGTCAAGTACGTAAAACAATTGCTCGTATCAAAACAGTCTTGCGTGAGCAAGAGTTGTCTAAGTAACCACAGGCAAAAGGAGGCACATAAAGTATGACTGAAACACGCAATCAACGTAAAGTATACCAAGGTCGTGTTGTATCTGACAAAATGGATAAAACTATCACAGTTCAAGTAGATACTCGTAAAACACATCCTAAATACGGTAAACGCGTTAAATACTCTAAAAAATACAAAGCACATGATGAATTGAACAGTGCAAAAGAAGGCGACATCGTACGTATCATGGAAACTCGTCCATTATCTGCTACGAAACGCTTCCGCTTATTAGAGATTGTTGAAGAAGCAGTAATCATCTAATAAACAGTTAATCTGGAAGGAGGAAATCGAAAATGATTCAAACAGAAAGTCGATTAAAAGTTGCCGACAACTCAGGTGCACGTGAAGTCTTAACTATTAGAGTTTTAGGTGGATCTGGACGTAAAACTGCTAATATTGGGGATGTAATTGTTGCAACGGTTAAACATGCAACACCCGGTGGAGTTGTTAAGAAAGGTGACGTAGTCAAAGCTGTAATCGTTCGTACTAAATCAGGAGCTCGTCGTAAAGATGGTTCTTATATCAAGTTTGACGAAAATGCTTGCGTTATTATTCGTGATGATAAGAGCCCACGTGGTACGCGTATCTTTGGACCAGTTGCACGTGAATTACGTGACAACAACTACATGAAGATTGTTTCACTAGCTCCAGAAGTTCTGTAAAACTAAACGAAGGAGGAAACCAAACATGCGTATCAAAAAAGGCGACAAAGTACAATTAATTGCAGGTAAAGATAAAGGTAAACAAGGTACAGTAATCCAAACTTTACCAAAGCAAAATCGAGTTGTAGTTGAAGGCTTAAATATTGCTAAAAAACATGTAAAACCATCACAAACTGGTACAGGTGGAATTGAAGAATTCCCAGCACCAATTCACGTATCAAATGTTATGCTAGTAGATTCAAAAGGTGAAGCTACTCGTGTAGGATACCGCTTCGAAGATGGTAAAAAAGTTCGTTATTCTAAAAAATCAAACGAAACAATTAACTAATCTAAGAAGGGAGGATAACAAACAATGGTAAATCGTTTAAAAGCAAAATTTACTGAGGAAGTAACACCAAAGTTAGTTGAACAATTTGGATACACTTCAGTTATGCAAGTTCCAAAAGTAGAAAAAATCGTTGTTAACATGGGTGTTGGTGATGCTGTTTCTAATGCTAAAAACTTAGAAAAAGCAGTTGATGAATTAACTCTGTTAACAGGTCAAAAACCACTTATTACTAAAGCGAAAAAATCAATTGCTGGTTTCCGTTTACGTGAAGGTATGCCAATTGGTGCTAAAGTAACATTACGTGGTGAAAGAATGTATGACTTCTTAGATAAGTTAATTACTGTTTCATTACCGCGTGTACGTGACTTCCAAGGTGTATCAAACAAAGCGTTTGATGGTCGTGGAAACTACACATTAGGTGTTAAAGAGCAATTAATTTTCCCAGAAGTTAACTATGATCGTGTAGATAAAGTGCGTGGTATGGATATTGTTATCGTAACAACTGCACGTACCGATGAAGAAAGTCATGCTTTATTAAAAG contains:
- the rpmC gene encoding 50S ribosomal protein L29, yielding MQIKDIRELSTAEMVAKEQEFKKELFNLRFQLATGQLENTARLRQVRKTIARIKTVLREQELSK
- the rplV gene encoding 50S ribosomal protein L22, with product MSEQITSAKAIAKTVRIAPRKVRLVVDLIRGKQIGEAMAILKFTPRAASPIVEKVLKSAIANAEHNYDLDLENLYVSEAYVNEGPTLKRFRPRAKGSASPINKRTSHITVVVSEKEEA
- the rpsC gene encoding 30S ribosomal protein S3, producing the protein MGQKVHPIGMRVGIIRDWDAKWYADKQYAEFLHEDLRIRKFLYKKLADASVSTIQIERASNRVVVTIHTAKPGMVIGKGGAEVDAIRAELNKLTDKKVHINIVEIKKPELDAKLVAEDIARQLENRVAFRRAQKQAIQRTMKAGAQGIKTMVSGRLNGADMARTESYSEGTVPLHTLRSDIDYAWEEADTTYGKLGIKVWICRGEILPQRNNSEKGGN
- the rplP gene encoding 50S ribosomal protein L16 → MLVPKRVKHRREFRGKMRGEAKGGKQIDFGTYGLRATESHWITNRQIEAARIAMTRYMKRGGKVWIKIFPHKSYTAKAIGVRMGSGKGAPEGWVAPVKRGKIMFEVAGVSEEIAREALRLASHKLPVKTKFVKREEYGGESNAN
- the rpsS gene encoding 30S ribosomal protein S19 translates to MSRSLKKGPFVDAHLMKKVEEQNESSKKQVIKTWSRRSTIFPNFIGLTIAVYDGRKHVPVYVQEDMVGHKLGEFVPTRTYKGHAADDKKTKKR
- the rplE gene encoding 50S ribosomal protein L5, with product MVNRLKAKFTEEVTPKLVEQFGYTSVMQVPKVEKIVVNMGVGDAVSNAKNLEKAVDELTLLTGQKPLITKAKKSIAGFRLREGMPIGAKVTLRGERMYDFLDKLITVSLPRVRDFQGVSNKAFDGRGNYTLGVKEQLIFPEVNYDRVDKVRGMDIVIVTTARTDEESHALLKELGMPFKK
- the rplX gene encoding 50S ribosomal protein L24 — its product is MRIKKGDKVQLIAGKDKGKQGTVIQTLPKQNRVVVEGLNIAKKHVKPSQTGTGGIEEFPAPIHVSNVMLVDSKGEATRVGYRFEDGKKVRYSKKSNETIN
- the rplN gene encoding 50S ribosomal protein L14; the encoded protein is MIQTESRLKVADNSGAREVLTIRVLGGSGRKTANIGDVIVATVKHATPGGVVKKGDVVKAVIVRTKSGARRKDGSYIKFDENACVIIRDDKSPRGTRIFGPVARELRDNNYMKIVSLAPEVL
- the rplW gene encoding 50S ribosomal protein L23; the protein is MQLSEVVLRPIITEQTVRLMDENKYTFEVDRRANKTHVKQAVEAMFEGVKVAKVNTINVDGKAKRMGRYQGFTRKYKKAIVTLKPESKTIELFGQEAE
- the rplB gene encoding 50S ribosomal protein L2; the protein is MAIKHYKPTSNGRRNMTGYDFSEITASKPEKSLLSSQKQKAGRNNQGKITVRHQGGGNKRAYRVIDFKRNKDGVIGTIATIEYDPNRSANIALVHYEDGIKTYIIAPKGLKVGQKIESGADADIQIGNALPLANIPVGSVIHNIELKPGKGAQLIRSAGTSAQVLGHEGKYTLVRLNSGEVRMILSTCRATIGTVGNEQHELINIGKAGRSRWMSKRPEVRGSVMNPNDHPHGGGEGRAPIGRKSPMSPWGKPTLGRKTRNTKKKSSKLIIRGRKK
- the rpsQ gene encoding 30S ribosomal protein S17, with protein sequence MTETRNQRKVYQGRVVSDKMDKTITVQVDTRKTHPKYGKRVKYSKKYKAHDELNSAKEGDIVRIMETRPLSATKRFRLLEIVEEAVII